The Fusobacterium sp. genome contains a region encoding:
- a CDS encoding TerD family protein: MSISLQKGQKISLTKDNSSLDKIILGLGWDQASEEKSGFFSMLGKKANIDCDATAMLLQNGKMIDKKDIVYFGNLKHYTNSVRHTGDNLTGEGDGDDEQIIVELKKVPQNYDKIVIVVNIFKAKDRKQHFGMIKNAFIRLIDTKTNKEMCRYNLTDDYSGCTALIFGEVYRHNEEWKFNAIGQGTTDDGIGELAARYK, encoded by the coding sequence ATGTCAATAAGTTTACAAAAAGGGCAAAAGATAAGCCTGACAAAAGATAATAGTTCTTTAGATAAAATTATATTAGGGCTTGGGTGGGATCAAGCCTCAGAAGAAAAAAGCGGTTTTTTTTCAATGCTTGGCAAAAAAGCTAATATAGATTGTGATGCTACAGCAATGCTTCTTCAAAATGGTAAAATGATAGATAAAAAAGATATTGTTTATTTTGGAAATCTAAAACATTATACTAATTCTGTAAGACATACAGGAGATAATCTTACAGGTGAGGGAGATGGAGATGATGAACAGATTATTGTTGAATTAAAAAAAGTCCCTCAAAATTATGATAAAATAGTAATAGTTGTTAATATATTTAAAGCCAAAGACAGAAAACAGCATTTTGGAATGATAAAAAATGCTTTTATAAGGCTAATTGATACTAAGACAAATAAAGAAATGTGCAGATATAATTTGACAGATGACTATAGTGGATGTACTGCTCTGATATTTGGAGAAGTATATCGTCATAATGAAGAATGGAAATTTAATGCAATAGGTCAAGGAACGACTGATGATGGTATTGGTGAACTAGCAGCTAGATATAAATAA
- a CDS encoding TerD family protein, producing MGISLKKGQKVSLTKDNPGLKKLIVGLGWDTNKFDTGGDFDLDSAAFLLGENGKVTSQSDFVFYGNLKHSSSSVIHMGDNRTGDGDGDDEQIAIDLSKVPENIIRIIFTATIYEAEERRQNFGQISNAYIRIVDEDVNNEILKYDLGEDFSIETAAVFGELYKNNGEWKFNAIGSGYQGGLAALCINYGIDID from the coding sequence ATGGGAATCAGTTTAAAAAAAGGACAAAAAGTAAGTCTGACAAAAGATAATCCTGGATTAAAAAAATTGATAGTAGGACTTGGATGGGATACCAATAAATTTGATACAGGAGGAGATTTTGATCTAGATTCAGCTGCATTTCTCTTGGGTGAAAATGGGAAGGTAACTTCACAGAGTGATTTTGTTTTTTATGGTAACTTAAAACACAGCAGTAGTTCTGTAATTCATATGGGTGATAATAGAACTGGTGATGGAGATGGAGATGATGAGCAAATAGCCATTGATCTTTCTAAAGTTCCTGAAAATATTATAAGGATAATATTTACTGCTACCATATATGAAGCTGAGGAAAGAAGGCAGAATTTTGGACAGATATCAAATGCATATATAAGAATAGTTGACGAAGATGTAAATAATGAGATACTGAAATATGATTTAGGAGAAGATTTTTCAATTGAAACAGCAGCAGTATTTGGAGAGCTCTATAAAAATAATGGAGAATGGAAATTTAATGCAATAGGAAGTGGATATCAAGGAGGTTTAGCTGCTCTTTGCATCAACTATGGAATAGATATTGATTAG
- a CDS encoding TerD family protein, with protein MPINLTKGQKVDLTKGNAGLKNLVIGLGWDTNKYDGGADFDLDAAAFLTGANGKVPSQEEFVFYGNLIHKSGSVEHMGDNLTGEGDGDDEQIKVDLSKIPANVEKVVFTVTIYDSETRRQNFGQISNAYIRVVNESNNQELIRYDLGEDFSIETAVVVGEIYRHAGEWKFNAVGSGFQGGLAALCANFGIEVA; from the coding sequence ATGCCAATAAACTTAACAAAGGGACAAAAAGTAGACTTAACAAAAGGAAATGCTGGGTTAAAAAATCTTGTGATTGGTCTTGGATGGGATACTAACAAATATGATGGTGGAGCTGATTTTGATTTAGATGCAGCAGCATTTTTAACAGGTGCAAATGGAAAAGTTCCTTCACAAGAAGAATTTGTTTTTTATGGTAATCTTATTCATAAAAGTGGTTCAGTAGAACATATGGGGGATAACTTAACAGGTGAAGGAGATGGGGATGATGAACAAATAAAGGTAGATTTATCTAAAATCCCTGCTAATGTAGAAAAAGTTGTATTTACTGTTACTATTTATGATTCAGAAACAAGAAGACAAAATTTTGGACAAATATCAAATGCCTATATAAGAGTGGTAAATGAAAGTAATAACCAAGAGCTTATCAGATATGATCTTGGAGAAGACTTCTCAATTGAAACAGCAGTTGTAGTTGGAGAAATTTATAGACATGCTGGAGAATGGAAATTTAATGCAGTAGGAAGTGGATTCCAAGGAGGTTTAGCAGCTCTTTGTGCTAACTTTGGAATAGAAGTAGCATAA
- a CDS encoding toxic anion resistance protein has protein sequence MGIKMNSTEPVVVDENNMTIVEAEVKQFNIQADRSEMTQKLLDSREVDNLVSSISVYDTETIISFGGEVAEEISRCSDAVLKSMNMAQINDTGEMLTLLGKIMSKFDIDEIREKPGFLERIFGNLKKQLEKILDKYHTMGDEIDKIYVKLKQYEVEIKQSNKKLETMFQTNVNYYHELLKYILAGEQGIKEIDTFITQRTEEMEKSNDKSIQFELTSLVQAKQMLEQRTQDLRIAENVAMQSIPMLKTMQFSNVNLIRKINSAFIITLPIFKQALSQAILLKRQRIQAEAMAALDEKTNEMLIKNAQNTSEQSKLAAQLASGSSIKIETLETTWKTIVKGIEETKQIQESASRKRIEDQARLKAIKDDFNKMFGDK, from the coding sequence ATGGGAATAAAAATGAATTCGACAGAACCTGTAGTTGTTGATGAAAATAATATGACTATAGTTGAAGCTGAGGTAAAACAATTTAATATACAGGCTGATAGAAGTGAAATGACTCAAAAGCTTTTAGACTCACGTGAAGTAGACAATCTTGTAAGTTCAATATCTGTTTATGATACTGAAACTATAATCTCTTTTGGAGGAGAAGTTGCTGAAGAAATATCTAGATGTTCTGATGCTGTATTAAAAAGCATGAATATGGCTCAAATTAATGATACTGGAGAAATGCTTACACTTCTTGGAAAGATAATGAGTAAGTTTGACATTGATGAAATCAGAGAAAAACCAGGATTTTTAGAAAGAATATTTGGAAATCTAAAAAAACAACTTGAAAAAATATTGGATAAATACCATACAATGGGAGATGAAATAGATAAAATCTATGTGAAGCTAAAACAATATGAAGTTGAAATCAAACAGTCAAATAAAAAACTTGAAACGATGTTTCAAACAAATGTAAATTATTATCATGAACTTTTGAAATATATTCTGGCAGGAGAACAAGGAATAAAGGAAATAGACACTTTTATTACTCAAAGAACTGAAGAGATGGAAAAGTCAAATGATAAAAGCATTCAATTTGAATTAACAAGTTTAGTACAAGCAAAACAAATGCTGGAACAGAGGACACAAGACCTAAGAATAGCAGAAAATGTGGCTATGCAGTCTATTCCTATGTTAAAAACTATGCAATTTAGTAATGTAAATCTTATAAGAAAAATAAACTCAGCTTTTATAATCACACTTCCTATATTTAAGCAGGCTCTTTCACAAGCTATATTGCTGAAAAGACAGCGTATACAAGCTGAAGCAATGGCTGCTCTTGATGAAAAAACAAATGAGATGCTGATTAAAAATGCTCAAAATACTTCAGAACAGAGTAAGCTTGCAGCACAGTTGGCTTCTGGAAGTTCTATAAAAATCGAAACTTTAGAAACAACTTGGAAAACTATTGTAAAAGGAATAGAGGAAACAAAGCAAATACAAGAAAGTGCTTCTAGAAAACGTATTGAAGATCAAGCACGTCTAAAAGCTATAAAAGATGACTTTAATAAAATGTTTGGTGATAAGTAA
- a CDS encoding YceG family protein, whose amino-acid sequence MVEKIKFNNTDDFFKKYSERSPKGIYFYRVTSYSIKIEDFLFKYLEQVKICGVYIKNNIQNPTQERINYFIEMTGKNFIMDKVFMEKTMKKWIPQLSEIQITIIIEALFEELKILEKEGKNINILKNTYVKYMCWFYYRFQSVLKALGKDNVPKILFDGNASNHELKMLNILAKAGCDIILLQTGEDINLDRNSALSYIIPNDNPQPFPKDFSITALEIKKYNEPNEKKQIKIVQPQGIMSTNTWITAGYIFEDSLKSSNMRGNKDNYYYNMFVKMTGVEDKNNFMNELFKWKLKLSSSEREVLIIEGGIHNPDGLEVQQIKKKLYQNSIELINELSNNISFKQNSELELLLKKAFAEIMTENKDERLQKLSNSGVILLCWINRYISVLFKKIDLKKYPVFIYYGSCRNENEKLFIRLLARIPVDVIIFCPDKTLECNISDKLLFEETNQFSIPLGKFPKKLENINFGTTAYNAERDLDSLLYQDSGLFRQNQFKNAIPITLQTTYEEIGILWNQEAKYRQNFEILSDRVMVPVICSKICGVPNKDKNSYWKIIEQFLQPEGIFIKNLPFISEKNKKTLGQSVVSFIKNKKIQVEVIKKHPSYNYKFIRDEMQNYIFEKAQQLLDSGIIPGTFSNGIEFTILNTILNLDIEILRLIQKYDFTKKIPKLVIVDTTEQMGSKEDGIITAFLKFLGFDILLFVPTGYQSVDGHFEKNIFVKHQIGEYVYDMKIPIYDKEKKKFDIKKERFGLRSLLNLMN is encoded by the coding sequence ATGGTAGAAAAGATAAAATTTAACAATACAGATGATTTTTTTAAAAAATATAGTGAAAGAAGTCCTAAAGGCATATATTTTTACAGAGTAACTTCATACAGTATAAAAATAGAAGATTTTCTCTTTAAGTACTTAGAACAAGTAAAAATATGTGGGGTCTACATAAAAAATAATATTCAAAACCCAACTCAGGAAAGAATAAATTATTTTATTGAAATGACTGGAAAAAACTTCATAATGGATAAAGTATTCATGGAAAAAACTATGAAAAAATGGATACCTCAACTTTCAGAAATTCAAATTACAATAATAATAGAAGCTCTTTTTGAAGAATTAAAAATATTGGAAAAAGAGGGTAAAAATATTAATATTTTAAAAAATACTTATGTAAAATATATGTGTTGGTTCTATTATAGATTTCAATCTGTATTAAAAGCATTGGGAAAAGATAATGTTCCTAAAATTCTTTTTGATGGAAATGCAAGCAACCATGAATTAAAAATGCTAAATATACTTGCTAAAGCAGGATGTGATATAATTCTCCTTCAAACTGGAGAAGATATAAATCTAGATAGGAATTCAGCTTTATCTTATATTATACCAAACGATAACCCTCAACCATTTCCAAAAGATTTTTCTATAACAGCATTGGAAATAAAAAAATACAATGAACCTAATGAAAAAAAACAAATAAAAATAGTTCAACCTCAGGGAATAATGAGTACAAATACCTGGATTACTGCTGGATATATATTTGAAGATTCTTTAAAATCTTCAAATATGAGGGGAAATAAAGATAATTATTATTATAATATGTTTGTCAAAATGACAGGTGTTGAAGATAAAAATAATTTTATGAATGAACTATTTAAATGGAAATTAAAACTGAGCAGCAGTGAAAGAGAAGTATTAATCATAGAAGGTGGAATACATAATCCTGATGGGTTAGAGGTACAGCAAATAAAGAAAAAACTATATCAAAATTCTATAGAACTGATAAATGAGCTTTCTAATAATATTTCCTTTAAACAAAATTCTGAGCTTGAACTTCTTTTAAAGAAAGCTTTTGCTGAAATAATGACAGAAAATAAAGATGAAAGGCTGCAAAAATTAAGCAATAGCGGAGTAATACTTTTATGCTGGATAAATAGATATATTTCTGTACTATTCAAAAAAATAGATTTAAAAAAATATCCTGTATTTATTTATTATGGCAGCTGTAGAAATGAAAATGAAAAGCTGTTTATAAGACTTTTAGCAAGAATTCCAGTTGATGTTATAATATTTTGTCCTGATAAAACTTTAGAATGCAATATAAGTGATAAACTGTTATTTGAAGAAACAAATCAGTTCTCTATTCCTTTAGGAAAATTTCCTAAAAAATTAGAAAATATAAATTTTGGGACAACAGCATATAATGCTGAACGAGATTTGGATTCACTTTTATATCAAGATTCTGGTTTATTTAGACAAAATCAATTTAAAAATGCTATTCCAATTACTTTACAAACTACCTATGAAGAGATTGGAATATTATGGAATCAAGAAGCTAAATATAGACAAAATTTTGAAATACTTTCTGATAGAGTAATGGTTCCAGTAATATGTTCTAAAATATGTGGAGTTCCAAATAAAGATAAAAATAGTTATTGGAAAATAATAGAACAGTTCTTACAGCCAGAAGGAATATTTATAAAAAATCTTCCTTTTATAAGTGAAAAAAATAAAAAAACTTTGGGACAATCAGTAGTTTCATTTATAAAAAATAAGAAAATACAAGTGGAAGTAATAAAAAAACATCCTTCATATAATTATAAATTTATCAGAGATGAAATGCAGAATTACATTTTTGAAAAAGCTCAGCAATTATTAGATAGTGGTATCATACCTGGAACTTTCAGTAATGGTATAGAATTTACAATATTAAATACAATACTTAATCTTGATATAGAAATATTGAGACTTATACAAAAATATGACTTCACTAAAAAAATACCAAAATTAGTAATAGTTGATACTACTGAACAAATGGGGAGTAAAGAAGATGGAATAATTACAGCTTTCTTAAAATTTTTAGGATTTGATATTCTTCTTTTTGTTCCAACAGGGTATCAAAGTGTTGATGGACACTTTGAAAAAAATATATTTGTGAAGCATCAAATTGGAGAATATGTTTATGATATGAAAATACCAATTTATGATAAGGAAAAGAAAAAATTTGATATAAAAAAAGAAAGATTTGGGTTAAGATCGCTTCTTAACCTTATGAATTAA
- a CDS encoding cysteine protease StiP family protein, whose protein sequence is MEWFRLKTSYNTEDVILLLKDITNMVIPMSTEEREKKIQEGTHYSEMLPVEYKPTKKYIEMYDIALKNYSKQTAEAVCLTAEKIYKAKGENLVLVSLARAGIPIGILIKHYLNKKYGMKNLKHYSISIIRGKEIDHNAMKYILENHKAEDIQFVDGWIGKGAILTELKKSLENYKGVSPELAVLSDPANITELCGTHEDILIPSSCLNSTVSGLISRTFLRKDIITGNDFHGAVYYSDLIKEDVSYEFIKEVEKHFDFNIKNVNNATDKNGIEEVLNIGEQFGIKEINFIKPGIGEATRVLLRRVPWKLLISEKYKNDPVLQHLYRLAQEKNVPIEYYPLNNYKACGIIKNLSDL, encoded by the coding sequence ATGGAGTGGTTTAGATTGAAAACTTCTTATAATACTGAAGATGTAATTCTATTATTGAAAGATATTACCAATATGGTAATACCTATGTCAACTGAAGAGAGGGAAAAAAAAATACAGGAAGGAACACATTACTCTGAAATGCTTCCTGTAGAATACAAACCTACTAAAAAATATATTGAAATGTATGACATAGCTTTAAAAAATTATTCAAAACAAACAGCAGAAGCAGTATGTCTTACAGCAGAAAAAATATATAAAGCAAAAGGAGAAAATCTAGTATTAGTTTCTCTGGCAAGAGCTGGGATTCCTATTGGAATATTAATAAAACATTATCTCAATAAAAAATATGGAATGAAAAATCTTAAACATTATTCTATATCAATAATCAGAGGAAAAGAAATAGACCATAATGCAATGAAATATATTCTTGAAAACCACAAAGCAGAAGATATTCAGTTTGTAGATGGCTGGATAGGAAAGGGAGCAATCCTTACAGAATTAAAAAAATCTCTTGAAAATTATAAAGGAGTATCTCCAGAACTTGCAGTGTTATCAGATCCTGCCAATATTACAGAATTATGTGGAACACATGAAGATATATTGATTCCAAGTTCGTGTCTTAACAGTACAGTTTCAGGTCTTATCAGCAGAACTTTTTTAAGAAAGGATATAATCACTGGAAATGATTTTCATGGGGCAGTTTATTATTCAGATTTAATAAAGGAAGATGTTTCTTATGAATTTATAAAAGAAGTAGAAAAGCATTTTGATTTTAATATAAAAAATGTAAATAATGCAACAGATAAAAATGGTATTGAAGAAGTTTTAAATATTGGAGAACAATTCGGAATAAAAGAGATTAATTTTATAAAACCTGGCATAGGAGAGGCTACTAGAGTATTGCTCAGAAGAGTTCCTTGGAAGCTTCTAATAAGTGAAAAGTATAAAAATGATCCTGTTTTACAACATTTATATAGATTAGCTCAAGAGAAAAATGTCCCTATAGAATATTATCCTTTGAATAATTATAAAGCCTGCGGAATAATAAAAAATCTATCAGATTTATAA
- a CDS encoding phosphoribosyltransferase domain-containing protein, with the protein MQKTYSKEDLVKVAKRDNNNKRTFLLINPLQGKHIPVSPTAALELFKKLACKLIDKYPNEKLLVIGFAETATAIGAAIASQCLEGTKYIHTTRETVKNSEYIFFSETHSHATEQKLVKNNLKEMIEEADRIIFAEDEITTGNTIWSIKNILEEQYSKKKLNFGVISILNGMNKKNMEKFNESQIECIYEIKLSAENYDDQLNKYSYENERKYDLKFSEDFFIKEYSLNKYIDAKLGIDSRVYEKSCNKLAELITKELKKEEFENKDVLVLGVEEFMYPAMITGEKIEKEYKCNEVKFHAVTRSPILPSGEKGYPLYLRHELRSIYDENRTVYLYNLKKYDKVIIIHDSKSTKGKGIESLIAALKEYDCNDISIFQWSGLD; encoded by the coding sequence ATGCAGAAAACATATAGTAAAGAGGATCTTGTAAAAGTAGCTAAAAGAGATAATAATAACAAGAGAACATTTCTTTTGATAAATCCTCTGCAAGGGAAACATATACCTGTAAGTCCAACAGCAGCATTAGAATTATTTAAAAAGTTAGCTTGTAAATTAATTGATAAATATCCAAATGAAAAATTATTAGTTATAGGTTTTGCAGAAACAGCTACTGCTATTGGTGCAGCTATAGCATCTCAATGTCTAGAAGGAACAAAATATATACATACTACTAGAGAAACAGTAAAAAACAGTGAATATATATTTTTTTCTGAGACTCATAGCCATGCTACAGAACAAAAGCTTGTAAAAAATAATTTAAAAGAAATGATTGAAGAAGCTGATAGAATAATATTTGCAGAGGATGAGATAACCACAGGGAATACTATTTGGAGCATAAAAAATATTTTAGAAGAGCAATATTCAAAAAAGAAATTGAATTTCGGAGTAATTTCTATACTCAATGGAATGAATAAGAAAAATATGGAGAAATTTAATGAATCTCAAATAGAATGTATATATGAAATAAAACTATCAGCAGAAAACTATGATGATCAATTAAACAAATACAGTTATGAAAATGAAAGAAAATATGATCTGAAGTTTTCAGAAGATTTTTTTATTAAAGAATATTCCTTAAATAAGTATATAGATGCTAAATTAGGAATAGACAGCAGAGTATATGAAAAAAGCTGTAATAAACTGGCTGAATTGATAACAAAAGAATTAAAAAAAGAAGAATTTGAAAATAAAGATGTTCTTGTACTGGGAGTGGAAGAATTTATGTATCCAGCTATGATAACAGGAGAAAAAATTGAAAAAGAATACAAATGTAATGAGGTAAAATTTCATGCTGTTACCAGAAGTCCTATTCTTCCAAGTGGAGAAAAAGGCTATCCTCTTTACTTAAGGCATGAGTTAAGAAGTATTTATGATGAAAATAGAACAGTGTATTTATATAATTTGAAGAAATATGATAAAGTTATTATTATTCATGATTCAAAATCAACCAAAGGTAAAGGAATAGAAAGTTTGATTGCTGCCTTGAAGGAATATGATTGTAATGACATATCTATATTTCAATGGAGTGGTTTAGATTGA
- a CDS encoding HpcH/HpaI aldolase/citrate lyase family protein translates to MLDNREKMAYTVGALMYSPAINDKISEMIIEKKIKDKFSLSLCLEDAISDDIVEEAEEQIVKTFRELDAYKKNNPQWNNYPKIFIRVRKPEQILNMFTRIKEYSSLFTGFIFPKYSLECADEYNSYMKEINKGIEKIIYMMPILESSEIIELNTRSEYLYKLKKKINDVKEMVLNIRVGGNDFCKEFKVRRNYSQSIYDITPVRNILSDILTVFSREYVVSGPVWEYFASKNDEWKTGLAKEIQLDKINGFIGKTVIHPNQIAVVNDNLIVDKSDYEDALEIISWKNNVLAVGKSNSGERMNEVKVHLKWAEKIMVLAETYGVK, encoded by the coding sequence ATGTTAGATAATAGAGAAAAAATGGCTTATACAGTTGGTGCATTAATGTATTCACCTGCTATCAATGATAAAATATCTGAAATGATAATAGAAAAAAAGATTAAAGACAAGTTTTCCCTTTCTCTTTGTTTAGAAGATGCTATAAGTGATGATATTGTAGAAGAAGCTGAAGAACAAATAGTAAAAACATTCAGAGAATTAGATGCATATAAAAAAAATAATCCTCAATGGAATAACTATCCCAAAATATTTATTAGGGTTAGAAAACCTGAACAAATATTGAATATGTTCACAAGAATAAAGGAATATAGCAGTCTATTTACAGGTTTTATTTTTCCAAAATATTCTTTGGAATGTGCAGATGAATACAATTCATATATGAAAGAAATCAATAAAGGAATTGAAAAAATAATATATATGATGCCTATACTTGAAAGTTCAGAAATTATTGAATTAAATACTAGAAGTGAATATTTGTATAAACTTAAAAAGAAAATTAATGATGTAAAGGAAATGGTACTTAATATAAGAGTAGGAGGAAATGATTTCTGCAAAGAATTCAAAGTACGTCGTAATTATAGCCAAAGTATTTATGATATTACTCCAGTGAGAAATATATTGAGTGATATTCTTACTGTTTTTTCAAGAGAATATGTAGTTTCTGGTCCTGTATGGGAATATTTTGCCAGTAAAAATGATGAATGGAAAACAGGATTAGCAAAAGAAATTCAATTAGATAAAATTAATGGATTTATAGGAAAAACTGTCATTCATCCTAATCAAATAGCTGTAGTAAATGATAATTTAATAGTAGATAAATCAGATTATGAAGATGCACTTGAAATAATAAGCTGGAAAAATAATGTACTAGCTGTAGGAAAAAGCAATTCTGGTGAAAGAATGAATGAAGTAAAAGTTCATTTAAAATGGGCTGAAAAGATAATGGTATTAGCAGAAACATATGGAGTGAAATGA
- a CDS encoding trypsin-like peptidase domain-containing protein: MKQIQKLEVRINPIALTSILSFKNISGRFFNYKKDVYFFRYIGIKSEKTYVEEIMGLLSEVFIEKSLDNFIASNLVEKYSVIYEEWKNLSYHNIEKLIDLKFPFKFQDNCWEYTAKEAYRKIIEIYFNIKNQNESITKNFGIKLLYWIEKYFPKIFKNTEEIKNFSKVIYMGELKLQEYLFLYMLVLLGCDIVCLDSEKKKINIPENLLKLSSSYEEANSKKIDISIEDLLLKNTKNQVKINQAEESSNMIKVNLKRNESKEIIEQIKENETKEVSYEKLATLASSVVMISVFNRKKECIKTGSGVIINDKGNILTNFHVISNGYYFGVQLENDDKIYFTNEIVKYHDLNDLAIIKIEKAHKYIKLYQDTRELVRGQKVIAIGSPLGLFNSVSDGIISGFRMIDDLYMIQFTAPISHGSSGGALLDLNGKLIGIITAGFDKGQNINLAVEHKTILSFIKGFIIEKNNEGGRKWQ, from the coding sequence ATGAAACAAATACAAAAATTAGAAGTTAGAATAAATCCAATAGCTTTAACTTCTATTTTATCTTTTAAAAATATTTCAGGACGTTTTTTTAATTATAAAAAAGATGTCTATTTTTTTAGATATATTGGAATAAAAAGTGAGAAAACTTACGTGGAAGAAATTATGGGGCTTTTATCAGAAGTTTTTATAGAAAAAAGTTTAGATAACTTTATAGCAAGCAATTTAGTTGAAAAGTATTCTGTAATCTATGAGGAATGGAAAAATTTATCATACCATAATATTGAAAAATTAATTGATTTAAAGTTCCCGTTTAAATTTCAAGATAATTGTTGGGAATATACTGCAAAAGAAGCATATAGAAAAATAATTGAAATATATTTTAATATAAAAAATCAAAATGAATCAATAACAAAAAATTTTGGGATTAAGCTTCTATATTGGATAGAAAAATATTTTCCCAAAATATTTAAAAATACAGAAGAAATAAAAAATTTTTCTAAAGTAATATATATGGGAGAATTAAAACTTCAAGAGTATCTATTTTTATATATGTTAGTTCTTTTAGGCTGTGACATAGTTTGCTTAGATTCAGAAAAGAAAAAAATTAATATACCAGAAAATTTATTAAAACTATCCTCTTCATATGAAGAAGCAAATAGTAAAAAAATAGATATTTCTATTGAAGATTTATTATTAAAAAACACAAAAAATCAAGTTAAAATTAATCAGGCTGAAGAAAGCAGCAATATGATTAAAGTCAATTTAAAAAGAAATGAATCAAAGGAGATAATAGAACAGATAAAAGAAAACGAAACAAAAGAAGTATCATATGAAAAACTTGCAACATTAGCTTCATCTGTTGTGATGATAAGTGTATTTAACAGAAAAAAAGAGTGTATTAAAACTGGGTCAGGAGTTATTATCAATGATAAAGGGAATATTCTCACAAATTTTCATGTTATTTCAAATGGATATTATTTTGGAGTACAGCTGGAAAATGATGATAAGATATATTTCACTAATGAAATTGTTAAATACCATGATTTAAATGATTTAGCGATAATAAAAATAGAAAAAGCTCATAAATACATTAAACTTTATCAAGATACTAGAGAACTGGTAAGAGGTCAAAAAGTAATAGCAATTGGAAGTCCACTAGGTCTTTTTAATTCTGTTTCTGATGGAATAATATCAGGATTTCGTATGATAGATGATTTGTATATGATACAATTTACAGCACCTATTTCCCATGGAAGCTCTGGAGGAGCTCTCTTAGATTTAAATGGGAAATTAATAGGAATAATTACAGCAGGATTTGATAAAGGTCAGAATATAAACTTGGCTGTGGAACATAAAACAATACTTAGTTTTATCAAAGGTTTTATTATAGAAAAAAATAATGAAGGGGGAAGAAAATGGCAGTAA